cagacagtattgatcacagatagtgctgcatcctcttctcagcggactcggtgagccccatttcattttggggtcatgtattgtacctttcgtttatattgtggtcacttttgaggtatagccggggtcttGTTGTCGGCACCATCTtgactctcttttgtatctttagaggctctgtagatgcAATGTGGGTTGtttatgggtgttgggaatgttaaacaactatatgttgtgtttgatcacttgttccactcagactataagaatctgtgtattttgagactaaaAGGATGAATAGCTAATGAAACGGTTTTGTGTCGTATGTATGAACTCCCTTCCGTCTAATAAatgaaatcacgtcttttcttgatcatgggtgagttgggtagaaagtatctaacaggcttgctcggccgggttcactcggttgagcaccggtcgcgcctcccgaagtTGGGGCATGACACCGgtcatcataaggctcggtagaatcgtacccggccacgtggagctcggtaaaacaaAACTGATTAGTGGATGCATAATAGGTGTCGTAcctggccgactatagcgcgactcggtagagtaaaatagatacatatatatatgatgcatgctggactcattggaatcacgtTCAATACCTTTCTGAGTGACATCaggtcgttgcaccttcgattaacgcTATGTacatcataccatcaatatgaacctcaataggattcaagAATTATACATacatgcttagaataactttataaggaaagaacaacatagacaaccttagttgctaggagtagatccattATGAAATAGCGTCTCATTTATGTTcgtttcactttagatcatgccaaaagaaataagaaagtgccttaacatatcttaaccccgttgagtccttaatacctatCAAGCAAATCTTCAAACAACTccactcaatctaccatagcataaggacaTTCAAAATTAGTGCtaagtaaaggctaagtctgtaacttaagctagtagcttgtttgcgtaaatttgggcagcatctctcctataacaagggcctcctccaataccatatatcaataacaacaactaaagtaatacaataagaacaaaatcaacaatagggtacaaaatatttcattaacaaatcatcaatatatcACAACGAGCGGCAAGCTTGGATTGAATCCCTTTAGCGCCCTTCAACCCCATTATCATACATTAGTTAACTTAAAAACATGTCCAGCATGATACCATGTAAAATTAGAAGACTCCCAACCTCCTATTAATCACCTACACTCAAACAACCCAACAatccaacaacaataacaagtaCAACTTTCCATTGTTATATTGTTCTTTATCTtcttattcacaataccaatagcaagtttgatatgtaGACAATATATTCATGAAAATAACAGCATAAACAAGTCATTTTCCAAGGTTTCCAACCATTTAAAGTTCATGGAAACAACCTTCCCAAAATAGTCCATTAAGaacaataacatctcaaactaTTTCGAGTCTTCTCTTGTAGTAtcttgctcaaataatgcaaccaacaTACAAACAACCTCAAGAACAAGTAATAGAGTATTATACATACCTAAAAAATCAGCAACCACTTGAAGTTTCAGCCAAACATAGCCCACAaatatcctcaatgacaacacaacctcaaagaggtgttgttcttcactagaactaacttttgatgttgaaatatggtataatcactttggaatcacttcaaacccttatgGTATCTGTTTAGGAGGGTAAGGAGAAGTTTGTAGACGAAGTTGAGTTGAAAATGAGCAAagaaataggcgtccaaatcatttataaagtgaagtaggtcgaccaccgcctaagtgggtcccattgggagctgtttgcgcggtctcgcaaaaatttgaatatctatCTACTTCGatgtcgtatcgacgaacggtttaatgcgttaaaaactatactcatagatcttcaattcaGTATGTGGATCATTACTTAATTGtaagtatattgggataaaagctcatctacatttgacctaatattcagcacattatgaatgtaacttgtgatgacctttgccaacttttgttccacaactcgcttgacttcaaaacgtaacacatgactatcatacgactaaaataactcataacataacctccttgtcatgttaagcaccctagtctcaccccaaaagtacatgttataatattccaaatttgtcgactttcgacgaaacttattttcttcaattcgcttagcgtctaagctttccaaccctattggtacttgttattcatgatcttaaatatttgtaacctccaaggtaacatgattaacttactttatgttcTTTTAAAgacgatctcatttctgagcttacatcaattaacttacggcgtactctcacgtacgaaaacatggggtataaTAGCCCCAACattgccgttaggcaagccaacaattaatgcagaagtgtagtataaatGCTCACCAAAATATCTCCCCAGTAGTTGCGCCCACGCGCCTGTGTGACCATCAAATGTACttgtctcagtacctgcacaattagtACCAAAGTATAAtataagtacgtaaatcaacgcgtacctagtaagtatctagtctaacctcaaagaaataGCGGTGATGGGTCGACATCAAATGTACTAGTATTCCAATAATTAAAGTACGATAAAAGTAGACAGGTATGAGGCATAGCAAATAAAATCAACGAAAACAAATATATGTGTATAACACGATCCTCAACAGAAGAATAAACACAAAATCCTCAAATAAAGAATATTACCTCGAATGAAATATATATGACAAGTGCTAGGTGTAAACATCAAAAAGTCTGAGTCAAGATACTCATATATGCACTGACTCCCTATCGCAATACTACACACGATTCtgtcgaggcgaacaacccgatcccataagagtgattGTACAATATCCTATCGTGatcgtaccacctgctcccataaTACCGCGGAGGTCATACAGCCCAATCTATAGATGCATCTCATAATACTGTcgaggtcgtacaacccgatctGTAGAGATATTTTATAATACTGTCGAGATCGTATGGCCCGGTCCATAAAAATAGTCCTAAGGTgttcagcccgatcccataagaataataaaatttttgacgggtcatcAGCCCAACTAGTGAATATATGTGCGAGTTATGAAATCAAAACAAAATCGGACAATAAAGTACAACGCGAGAGTAATTCGTAAGAGATAGTATAATTTTCGTGGCTAATATAGTAGTCGCCAAATTTCTAAAATAGTAAGGCTCGATACTTTATGAAAGTTTAATCTCAGGtcaagcctacgcgaacgcgagcctaaCTCTGTATTCTACAAGTCTTAGAAATTTCTCCTCTGTGATTGCGAATGACCTCACGCGATCGTAGTGAGCACCCCTCCAATCTAGGCCATCTCCACACAACACTTCGCGATTGTGAgaccttcttcgtgatcgcgatgcaTATTAGTGACACCAAAAACTAGCAACTGCAAATCAAAGTGAAATAGTCTGAAACCATCCTGAAACGCACCtgaggaccccgtccaatcatatcaacaagtccccataccttatccaaacttatccaaggGCTTGAAAcgccacaaataacatcaaaaccaaggatcgacgatcaaaatccttctcttaactttcaaaccttcaaacttcgctTAACGCGCCCGGAATCATACTTAGCTATTCCGGATTACGACCAAACTTCACACACAAGTTCCAGACAACTAATTAGACTTATCCAAGGTCTCGGAACACCACCCGGAGtccgataacatcaaagtctactccaagtcaaacttggctaattcaaaaaccttcaaaatgcaaacTTCTGACAATAAGTGCCGAATCGCTCCCACactacccgatactcaacccgaatatatacccaagtctaaaattaccttaggaaccttcaaatcctgattccgaggtcatttactctaaagtcaaatcttggtcaactcttccaacttaaagcttccgaattgagaattattcttccaaatcaactatGAACCTCTCGAAAATCGAAACCAACCACATATGTGAGTCATAATGCCTAATGCGAGGTCTCAAACCGTTGAACGACATgctaaaactcaaaacgaccgatcaggtcaTTACATTATTGAGGTACACTTgtccgcattcttcggtatataaaatcaTCTTTAGGCAAATGATTATTGTTTGAGGATTGAGGCgatgagcagatcgttggatactcagatgtTCATTGGGTAGGATcgccttctgatagacgttctatgTTTGGATATTGTGCTTTAGTAGGAGATAATTTGGTGTCTTAGAAGACCAAGAAACAAAATGTGGTTGTTCGGTCTAAtgtagaagcagaatatcgagcaatggctacaTGTGAGCAAGTTTGGATCAaaagttgctcaaggagttaaaaTTTGGTGAGATCAACTATACggaacttgtgtgtgataatcaagctaCCTTTTACTCcatccgttccagtttatgtgaacctattttctttctggtctgttccaaaaagaatgaccattttctaaatttagaaataatttagtttaaacttacaattctacccttaatgagaagcttttataaccacacaaatactatgggcccctttttaatttatttacgatcataaattttaaaagttttcattttATCTTAAACTCCATACTCAGTCAAATAGATTCACGTAAATTAAAACGGAGAAAGTATATTGTTTGAACTAAACATATTGAGATTACTATTTTGCGAGAGAGGAGATATTGCTACCATATTTGTAAAGTATGAATGATGAGCTTGCACATGTTTTCACCAACTATTCTTGTATTAGTTACATGTGGCGTTCTGTAGAAATATAGTAGTTGTCTTTAGACGGTCTCACTTCCCAGTGCTCGTGGAGAGTTGAGGTAGAAAGCATCACTAGGATATGCAATTACAGAAAGTTCAGTCAGTTGACAAGAAAGCATGTGTATAGCCGTATTCATATGGAAAGCGCATCCGCTCTATCCCTTCCTCCTATTCCTCAACAGAGATGAATACCATAATCGGTAAGCCATTTTGAATTTCACTCActtttttctatttattctatTCGACTTTGGTTGTCTCATAATTCCTTATTGTTGGAAGTCCGACGAAGCCTTTGGCATGGTGGGAAGATAGTGATATAGTTGGTGGAAGAGATGAAGTTGCTGGCGGGACTTGGCTGGCTTGTACTCGCTCCGGAAGAGTGGCTTTCCTTACTAATGTTCGAGAAATCAAATCAAATTCAGACGCCAAGAGTAGAGGAGACCTTCCTGTTCGATTCTTAAAGGTGCTTTCTCAGCAATACCAAGCACTCCACCTGTTTGTTTAATTGACTGGAGCTTTCTTAGGACTTGTGGGGAACAAATCCCCGTTACAAGTGTATACAAAAGTGGGGAATCTTATAAATCTGCTGGGAGCTTTCAAATCCCTCTGTCCGTTTTAGGTGTTTCTTAACTCTTGGAATATAGCCTAAGCACGTTTCTGGTTATGCATCCTTTTGTTTCTAATTAGTGAATTCACTGTTGATATTGCCCTTGCCTTAGTACTTTCCAGATTCTAATGAAATTTTCTGAACTTGGTAAAACTACAGCCTCTTAGGTACTTCCGGTGTGAAATATATTTTTGTGGGTTTGTAATTACAGAGTGATAAGAGCCCACATGATTTTTCGGAGCAACTTTTGAGAGAAGCTGGTCAATATAATGGGTTTAATTTGATAGTAGCTGATCTTTGTTCGATGACAATGGTTTATATAACCAACCGACCAAAAGACAGCGGTATGTCCGTGACTGAGGTTTCAGCTGGTATTCATGTTTTATCAAATGCAGCACTTGATACTCCCTGGCCTAAGGTAACAAATTGCTCTGCTTCATCATGGTCTTCTTCTTGATGATTTTGTTAGATTATTGACGCTTAAACCTGCACTGCAAGGCTGTGCTTATGGATATACCTTCCGTGGTCTCAAAGCTTTTATGTAGCACTCAAAAAGGCACATGTCTTGAAAGAAAATTTAGGCCAACAAAGAAAACAAGTTGAATTGATGATGGGGTCATTTAAGAACATAGGCTGACGGAGTTAAGTCGTATTGAGGGAATCGTTTTGTCTCAATCAATCAAGAATGCCTCAACCGGataaattcacttatttcacaTCGTATCTAGCGCAGATCGTATCCAGCCCACTTGAACAATTTGAAATAATCTCATTGATTTCTATGAAACTAGGAAACTTATATTTCTCATTCACAGATCCATCTTTGTTTATGCCTAACTCCCAGTTTGGTCCTACTTTTGGTTTATTTCTTACTCTTGGCAATCTTTGGTAGAGCTTATTTATGATGTCGTGCTGAACCCGGTAAACAAACAAATAGGTGGTCTAAAATCATTTAATGCTGATTATAACAAATCTAATGCTGCTGATGACTATTTTCTGTTTATCAGTTGAGCTCCAAGACTCCGAGGACATTATCAGTTAGGCTTGACATGATTTACAAAAAGATACCGATAATTATTTTGGAGGAGAGTAAATACCCTAGATTAACAATATCTATTCATTCTACAGTTTCTGGCCTATACTAATTCCACTCTCTCGCTTTTGGGTATCGTCAATATAACAATTAAAGATGCAATACAATGGTCTATAGCAACTTTCTGGGCAAGTGTTTTAGTGTTTTCATAGTGGGGAGAGGTGACCAGTTTGTGAGGCAGTTAGATTGTGTTAAATCAAACATAACTAGTCAAAGTAAAATATTCTTCTGGAGGTAGAAAGAATATGCAATGTTCCTGAAATTAAATGTTTGGTTTATGCTGTCGATCATTGAGATATACAGGTCTACCTCACATAGATGGAAAAGAGATTGACGAAAAAAGGATTAGGCCATGGATATCACAAATTTATTTTAGCTACATGCAATTCTGGTAAAAGGAGATTCACTACCTAGATTAAGGGACAACTTTTATCAATTTATGATTAAGAAACTCACCTTGAGATCGTGATAAATAGTTTTAGGAGCTCCTCTATGGTGTGACAAAACTTGATAAATCTTAAACAGAATCAACTAAGAAGTTCTAAGAGCAATAAATCAGTTCAGAAAGTGACAAGTGCTGCAATTTCACGTATCTACGTGAACATAGTCACAACATTTCATATGGAAAATGTTTTTCGTCGTCGCATACTTAATGCTCTCTTAAACTTCCTTTCTTTGATAACATAGACCGTTAATCTAGGAGGAAAAATAGTGCAGAAAAATTTGGTAAAAGAGTTTATATCTATAACTGCTCTACAGATGGCTGTTTAGACCCATTAATACTATGTCAATCTCTCATCCCAAGACCAAAAGGGGGTTATGGAAAAAGAAGTGAAAACAAAGATCCGTACCCCTAGCTTTATTGAAGCCCTTCAACTTAAATGTAAAATCTTACCTTTCTTAACATGTTGTTGATTGGAACTGGTCTTACTTCTGATGTGGGAGAATTTGAACACTCTGCATTCTCATTGTTTTTCTAACTTGCAAGTTGCAACTCAGAGTTTAAGTCATAATACTGAGAGCGTTTATCCTAATGCTTTAGGCTTCTATCAGTTGCTGTCAAGTGCTTTTGCTTGTTGTCAAAGCACTTGACAACAAGCAAATGATTATTAAGAGTGCCGTCGGAGTTGGATTCTCTTTTATGTTGCTGctttcattcttttttcttttccagtGGTTCAGTGAGTGATAGTTGCCTAAGATTGTTAAAAGTGCCTTTGCCTCCATATTCTAAATTTCAAATTTGCAGTCTCAACGGCTGGAGTGCAGTTTCAAGCAATTATTAGATGAATATGGTGAAGCTGAAATTCCAATAGGACGGGCAGCTGAAAGAATAATGAGAGACGTGTCTAAAGAAGACAGCAACCTGCCAGGCATCTACCCTCCTGATGCCATATTCGTTGATACTAAAACCTCTATGGTATTGTGTTTACACCCCTCTTGTTTTCAGCTTAAGGAAGTGCACATGTATTTGCCTGTTTCATTTTGATTAATTTTGCTTTCTAACGGCCGGTGCATAGGGGCGTTATGGCACAAGAAGCACTTCTTCTCTGGCAGTGAGGAGTTCCGGTGAGGTAACATTTTATGAACTGTCTCTTGAGAAGGATGTATGGAAGGAGCAGCAGATGACCTTTATGAttgagaaaatgatagaaggtgTTGATTCTGTATCCTAAGAAGTTCTTCAAACATGAACTACCAAGATCCAAACAAGACAATGTTTGTGATCTTTCCCATGGATAAAGCGGCAGAGTTATCTTCCTCTGTCTTAAATCTGCATAATCAAGTAATACTTCAGTTATCCTACCGTTGAGTAATCATTCGTGTCTCTTACTCCAGGACCTCCTTGCACAGTCTGCTACGGAAGATGAGGCGGTTCTGCCTATTAAGAGCATCATATTAAGTGTATATTTAAATCTTAGTCAATGGTATTTGTCATCTGCAGTCTAGGCAAACAACTGTATTATTGACGCATTTACTAGTATGTTAGATGAACAGTGAAGTGCTTCATTTTGCTACTATCACGGTTCCTCAATTATATTGATTCTGTGATGGTAAATATATGTGAGCTACGTTATAGTTTATATTCAGGTGAAAATGCAGCAATTGTTTGGGTGTCGATTTTAGACATAATAATCATCTTAAAAGAGCAACATAGACGTATTACttatttatttgcatttttcCCGCAGAAGGAAAAGACTTAGGTAGTCCCTTGTgtatgcctataggagtaatttTTATTCCTTATCTATACTAGTGAGTAGTGAATAtaaaatatctcttatctttgtAAAAGAGGACAACTTTGATCTAACCCTTAACGTGGTTTATAAAACTGACGCTAAAGGAAACAAAGGTTACGTCAACTATTAAGCTAAATGTAAAGAAGACAGAAAACATTACTGATACGCGGGAGCAGGGAAAATCCTTAATATCGTCGTTCTTCCAATTTCCTCTAATGTGCAGAATTTTTGCTTTAATTTTTCTTTCTGGTTGTTGCTTTTTATCATAGGTTGATTTTGGGtcctttaattttttattttatttccaaataggaaaactaatttattttaaaaattaatgcaTGTTTTTCTATTTTGTGTTAGGTTAGAAGAGAAGTAGAAGAGGAAAAGTAAAGGTTGGATGTTGTTTGAATTACTTTTGCTGTTGTTTTGGGATGATGTTCAAGTTACTGTTGATGCTATTTTTCTTTTCGGAACTGTGTAGAATATGTAATTGCTGAAATTGTTGAAGACTTGTTTGATGAAACTGAATGTTGTTGAAGACTTTTTGCAAAATTATTTCTGGTTGGATACTTCTTGTTAAATGTTTTTATACTTTTCAAATATTTGAATAGGATATACtaacatttttaactttaaaaatgatttgagttgactacggtcaattttttttataaacgACCCCGTATCAgtattttgacgatcccggtgAGTCCATatcatgattttagacttggacgtatgtccgaaattgaattcggaagtccctaacttgatttgaagtaatttgttgaaaactagtaatttgaaggtttaaagattttcgaaatttgaccgtaagttgactttattattaccGAGTTCGGATTTTAGTTCCGGAACTTGGTATAGATCCATTTTACTATTTAAAAtttatctgtaaaatttggtgcaaaaaaCAGAGTGGATctgataggattcggacgctcGGTTGTGAATTTGAAGGTTCTTGAGTGGATCTGATAGGAtccatttcatgcattttgatgttcGGTTCgcagttctaagtgttattttggtattttggtcgcgcgagcaagttcttattatgttattacatttgtgtgcatgtttggtttggagcccaaggagctcgggtgaatttcggataggctacggaccaTTTGAACtaagaaaaatctggttttttgaGTGTTGGTGTTTGTGGCCTTGTGCTTCGCGACCGCGAAGGTACTCTTGCGATCACGAAGAGGAAACTGGGACATGGGAGgatgttcttctacgcgaacacaGAGAACCGGTCGCGAACGCGAAATAGTGGAgggattacccttcgcgaacgcgatcgtTCACAAGCGGACGCGATGGGATAAGGGAGATTCTGGGGAGGCAGGGgttactctacgcgttcgcgaagcccaAGTGGGTGaggccatcgcgaacgcgaagagtttcccgtgaacgcgaaggccatttaggccacaatgcttcgcgatcgcgtcaggtgtctcgcgaacgtgatgaacaccTGGCGCCAGTGATTTAAAACAGTCCAAAGTCGGGATTTATcccattttcaagtttgagcttggcctagaggcgattttgaagaggtttttcatcccaacttcataggttagtagattttaacttgtttccttacatttccataaacacccattgattttaacctttaatctatgccTTTTCATTtggaaattagggatttaggtagaaaatgaggattttgagaaattgcgatttagacctcaaattaaggtcggatttcgaaactaatcacataatcgggctcggggatAAATGAGTAATTGAGTTTTAGTCCGaatcttgggttttgaccaaacaagcccagggttgacttttattaacttttttcaaaatcattaaagattgaatcttttccactcgtgggtagtttctaatgcttatttggaattatttgaactatatttggttagatttgattggtttggaagttaattctagaggaaaagccgcagttgagcattgatttggttgcggagtgaggtaagtgtcgtggttaatcttgacttgagggattaggacttgttggtctgtTTGCTACGTGTTTTATATTTGGggacaatgtatatgtgaggtgacaggTACTTATACGTtgtcattgggttaaagcatgcgggtggaacttgtttctttgcattatattattttgttaattatgttatccatgcttaggttagattattcttctttaattattcgtttagtatttattgcttattttaaAAGATGTTGAATATTCtaaaagttgaagtttgatatCACGACATCATATTTGAAGATAAATTATTCCCCGCATTGTTTATTATTCGGATTTATagtattacatggtgaggacgagagtaaaagcacgaagggtgatgtcgttccatttcattcatattattaCATGATGAGGACGAAAATAAAagtacgaaggatgatgtcgtgccattatattcatgatattgcatggtgaggacgagagtaaaagcacgaagggtgatgccgtgccattttcatatcacTGATTTATTTGATTTCTAGTTTCGGTGGTTTACTTGGTTATATTGTTGCTTAATTCGAAAGATGTCATTTCGTGATTTCGTACTTACCGTGTTTATGATATTTTTCCCTTTTCGCATATCCCCTCCAAATTAGAATTTATcatgttatttttattttgctgctttatatatacttgtacaggtttaTTTACGTAGGTAttttgtcatagcctcgtcactacctcgtcgaggttaggctcaacacttacggagtacattaggtcggttgtactcacactacacttctgcacttcttgtgcaaatactGGTATTGGTCCCAGCACTGCTTGAGGTGCATCGGCTCGGATCATTTTCATACGGAGATTCGATGTAGATCTGCTGGtattcgcagaccttgaagtccccttccattttcCACTTTTACTGTTTATCTCTTTCGAacatttgtatttatttcagacaatgtttgtagacttctagttgctcGTGTACTCGTGACTCTGAATTTCTAGGAGTAGTTAGTATTACGTGATTTATATTCGCATTGTTTTAGATTTGGTATTTATTTCtcgttgattattattattttgttttcaacTGGTAAAATTTGTTAATTACCTATTTCAGGTCGTCTTGTCTAACATGTGGATGTTAGGTGCCTTTACGACCTCGGGGTTGGGATTtcgggtagtgacaagttggtatcagagcactagtttgcttagatctcacgagtcatgagcaagcttagaaGAGTCTGGAGATCGGtactgagacgtctgtacttatcttataGAGGTTATGGagttttaggaaaatttcacttttttctttCCATATCGTGCGatcttattctatcattgatgtttGAATTATTCCATTCTTGTTATCTCAtaaatggtgagaacacgcacatCATCTACAGCCGAATAGGAGCCGGAGCCCCCTGTTGCAGCCACTAGCAGGGGTAAAGGCCGAGATCGtgctagaggcagaggtagagctcagcctagagtcGAGCAGCAACACCTACAGTGGAGCCTTATATTGATCATGAGGAGGATATCCCAGCTCAGACTGCACTAGTCGGACCCGCTAAGGTTCCAGAGGGATTTATAGATACTCtcgtgcttcaggatgctctatttcgtttagtgggccttatggagagtgtggacCAAACCGGTGCATTTCTGGTGGCACTAGCCGTCTCTTAGGCTgggagaggagcacagactcctgctactcacactccggagtagatggctcccatATTTCAGACCCTAGTAGTCCAGCCAGTTAGGGTAGTTTAACTAGTTATTGCTGCACAGACCGGGAAGAGGCCCGCAATGTCTTTTGAGGGATTGATGAGATTGGATAAGTTCACAAAGACCTTCCCTATTCACtttagtggtgcaccttctgaggatccACATGATTACTTGGACTGTTGCCACAAGGTGTtgcgcaacatgggtattgttgagaccaatggggtcgattttgcagtGTTCCAGATGACCGGTTCTACCAAGAAATGATGGCGGGATTATGTGCTGACCAGACCAGCTGGTTCACCTTcacttacctgggatcagttttcgcAGCTATTTATGGAGAATTTTATTCCtttcactctgagagaggagtaCCACAACCAATTTGAGCGCCCACAGCAGGGTAGTATGATTGTTACCAGTATGAAACccgatttgtggacctagcttgCCATGTAGTTATCTcgctccctactgagagggagaaaGTGAGgtggttcattgatggacttacttTCAGTATCAGGCTACAAATGGCCAAGGAGACTAGAGATAATATTTCTATTTCAGAGGGCCGTAGAGATTTCTAGACTGATCGAGGTAGTTCGTGGTCAGGAGATGAGAGCGGtatctgataagaggcctcgtcatttcggaggtttcagcggtgcctcatctggaggcaggggtacttttggtagaggccatcatccCAGGCTGTTTCAGTCAATGCTTCAAGCATCCCACGGTGCTTTGGGTAGTCGTGGTCTCATCTTGAgcagctagcctatagtgcaccatcaactcctattagtgcacctctggTCCGGAGCTATCAA
The sequence above is drawn from the Nicotiana tabacum cultivar K326 chromosome 13, ASM71507v2, whole genome shotgun sequence genome and encodes:
- the LOC107810669 gene encoding uncharacterized protein LOC107810669, whose protein sequence is MCIAVFIWKAHPLYPFLLFLNRDEYHNRPTKPLAWWEDSDIVGGRDEVAGGTWLACTRSGRVAFLTNVREIKSNSDAKSRGDLPVRFLKSDKSPHDFSEQLLREAGQYNGFNLIVADLCSMTMVYITNRPKDSGMSVTEVSAGIHVLSNAALDTPWPKSQRLECSFKQLLDEYGEAEIPIGRAAERIMRDVSKEDSNLPGIYPPDAIFVDTKTSMGRYGTRSTSSLAVRSSGEVTFYELSLEKDVWKEQQMTFMIEKMIEGVDSVS